A genomic window from Bacteroidota bacterium includes:
- the rnr gene encoding ribonuclease R encodes MSKKKKKGTNRLVKAGRDFESELYSFLIDKSGKGASLKVIFKWAGKTGQLDGVFDAIENLVSAGKIEEFAPDNFRAKQRADAINTMVGIVDMTQSGSAYVIIDGHLYDVYVPSHKTNRAFNGDTVRVKITTLGKKKKPDGEIVEIIKRGKELFIGKVDISEKFAFAITDDRFNNYDFYIPNEEIKKHKIVTGDRVIMRIKDWPPTMKNPIAQIVSKLSQAGDHASDMEAILVETGINYIFPKEVEQQAEALPTEITKAEISRRRDMRDIFTITIDPYDAKDFDDAISYRKLENGLIEMGVHIADVAHYIIPEGPIDKEAYSRGTSVYLVDRVIPMLPEKLSNNVCSLRPHEEKLTFSAIFEMDETGAIINEWFGKTVIYSDRRFTYEEVQEIIESKAGEHVDEILAINKISTLLREKRFASGAISFETQEVKFILDENFVPTGLYVKERKEAHMLIEDLMLLANRRVAFHLSKNHPRVPFVYRVHDTPDMQKLEEFGENAKRFGHKLKLDSPKNISSELNRLMTDIKGKPEQNILESLAIRCMAKAVYTTKNIGHYGLAFEHYTHFTSPIRRYPDLMVHRILANVLDNHSLLYPNKEQLEDKCRHSSATERKAMEAERESVKYKQVEYMTKHVGESFDGVISGITTWGVFVEIVENKCEGMIHVDNIRDELMYDETRRRLVSLTNSGNYELGNKIRIKVQKADLSTRKLEFIPD; translated from the coding sequence ATGTCAAAGAAAAAAAAGAAAGGCACAAACCGTCTGGTTAAAGCAGGCAGGGACTTTGAATCGGAATTATATTCATTTTTAATAGATAAATCGGGTAAAGGCGCATCGTTAAAAGTTATTTTTAAATGGGCCGGCAAAACCGGTCAGTTGGATGGTGTTTTTGATGCCATTGAAAACCTGGTGAGCGCCGGTAAAATTGAAGAATTTGCACCGGATAATTTCCGCGCCAAACAACGAGCAGATGCAATTAATACCATGGTTGGTATTGTTGATATGACACAAAGCGGCAGTGCTTATGTAATAATTGACGGCCATTTATACGATGTATATGTGCCTTCGCATAAAACAAACCGCGCATTTAATGGTGATACGGTTCGTGTTAAAATTACTACCCTCGGCAAAAAGAAAAAGCCCGATGGCGAAATTGTTGAAATTATAAAACGCGGTAAAGAATTATTTATCGGCAAGGTAGATATTTCGGAAAAATTTGCATTTGCTATAACTGATGACCGTTTTAATAATTACGATTTTTATATTCCGAACGAAGAAATAAAAAAACATAAAATTGTAACCGGCGACCGTGTTATTATGCGCATAAAAGACTGGCCGCCAACCATGAAAAACCCGATTGCTCAAATTGTGAGTAAACTTTCGCAGGCGGGAGATCACGCGAGTGATATGGAAGCCATTTTAGTTGAAACAGGAATTAATTATATTTTCCCTAAAGAAGTTGAACAACAGGCTGAAGCTTTACCTACTGAAATAACAAAAGCAGAAATAAGTCGCCGTCGCGATATGCGCGATATTTTTACTATTACGATTGACCCTTATGATGCAAAAGATTTTGATGATGCCATTTCGTATCGCAAATTAGAAAACGGATTAATTGAAATGGGTGTTCATATTGCCGATGTTGCACATTATATTATTCCGGAAGGTCCGATTGATAAGGAAGCGTATTCACGAGGAACGTCTGTTTATCTGGTAGACAGGGTTATTCCGATGTTGCCGGAAAAATTATCGAACAATGTTTGTTCCCTGCGTCCGCATGAAGAAAAACTCACCTTTAGTGCCATTTTTGAAATGGATGAAACGGGAGCAATCATAAATGAGTGGTTTGGCAAAACAGTAATTTATTCTGACCGCAGATTTACTTATGAAGAGGTGCAGGAAATAATTGAAAGCAAAGCCGGTGAACATGTTGATGAAATTTTAGCGATAAATAAAATTTCTACTTTATTGCGTGAAAAACGATTTGCCAGTGGTGCCATTTCTTTTGAAACTCAAGAAGTGAAATTTATTTTGGATGAAAATTTTGTCCCAACAGGATTATACGTTAAAGAACGCAAGGAAGCACATATGTTGATTGAAGACCTTATGTTACTTGCTAATAGACGTGTTGCTTTTCACTTATCTAAAAATCATCCACGTGTGCCCTTTGTTTATCGTGTGCATGATACACCTGATATGCAGAAACTGGAAGAATTTGGCGAAAATGCAAAACGATTTGGCCATAAATTAAAATTGGATTCTCCAAAAAATATTTCTTCGGAATTAAATCGTTTAATGACCGATATAAAAGGAAAACCGGAGCAAAATATTTTAGAAAGTCTGGCGATTCGTTGCATGGCGAAGGCTGTTTATACTACTAAAAATATTGGTCACTACGGACTTGCATTTGAACATTATACGCATTTCACCTCTCCTATCCGCCGTTATCCGGATTTAATGGTGCATCGTATTTTGGCGAATGTATTAGACAACCATAGTTTACTTTATCCGAATAAAGAACAATTAGAAGATAAGTGTCGTCATTCATCCGCAACTGAACGTAAAGCCATGGAAGCAGAACGTGAAAGTGTAAAATATAAGCAGGTAGAATACATGACCAAACATGTTGGTGAAAGTTTTGATGGTGTGATATCCGGCATTACTACCTGGGGTGTATTTGTTGAAATTGTAGAAAATAAATGCGAAGGAATGATACACGTGGATAATATCCGCGATGAATTAATGTATGATGAAACCCGCAGGCGACTAGTGAGTTTAACCAACTCCGGCAATTATGAATTAGGGAATAAAATAAGAATAAAAGTGCAAAAAGCAGATTTGTCAACCAGGAAACTGGAGTTTATTCCTGATTAA
- a CDS encoding glycosyltransferase family 39 protein, with the protein MRNYKPYLLILLIGCLFFIPFLGSAHLFDWDEINFAETSREMVITGNYTQAQVDYQQFWEKPPLFFWLQSASMHLFGINEFAARFPNAVCGILTLMLLFAIGKKLQDKKFAWLWVAAYIGSILPQFYFKSGIIDPWFNVFMFLGIYAFYEYTANAFKLKWLLISGLSVGLAALTKGPVGIGIVGLTIGIYYILTRFRSFPPIKHIIYYLFFIVLSILPWVLIEVLQNGTWFLSEFFKYQLRLATTEDASHGGFFGYHFVVILFFCFPASAFAVRPLFQKAATADKLNVFKKWMAITFWVVLILFSIVQTKIAHYSSMAYFPVTFLAAYGLYHISAKWKLQETILLSLTGLTICVLLIGLPILLQHPDTILPYLKDDFSRQALLAESGWQGWEFLVGVIVLSGLIAAIYFNYKKQSLKAAGILFITAAIGINLAINIFTPHIERYSQGAMVDFFESKSDEDCYKEVVGFKSYAHLFYGARKPNDNQNPVFKAWLQKQHPAETYTAAEYRRLFTEWLVNGNIDKPAYFVTNTRKSSIYEKQPQMELLGRSNGYVFFKRAPQQ; encoded by the coding sequence ATGCGTAACTATAAACCGTATTTACTGATTCTGCTTATCGGTTGTTTGTTTTTTATCCCGTTTTTAGGCAGTGCACACCTGTTTGACTGGGATGAAATCAACTTCGCTGAAACCTCGCGCGAAATGGTGATTACCGGCAATTATACCCAGGCCCAGGTCGACTATCAGCAGTTTTGGGAAAAACCACCCCTCTTTTTCTGGCTCCAAAGTGCGTCGATGCACTTGTTCGGAATTAATGAATTTGCTGCCCGTTTCCCGAATGCCGTTTGTGGAATACTCACATTAATGCTGTTATTTGCAATCGGTAAAAAACTGCAGGATAAAAAATTTGCATGGTTATGGGTGGCAGCATATATCGGTAGTATTTTACCTCAATTTTATTTTAAATCGGGAATCATCGATCCTTGGTTTAATGTATTTATGTTTTTAGGTATTTATGCTTTTTATGAATATACAGCCAATGCATTTAAATTAAAATGGTTATTGATTTCCGGTTTATCTGTCGGCTTGGCCGCACTCACAAAAGGACCTGTTGGAATCGGAATTGTAGGACTCACCATTGGTATATATTATATACTTACACGCTTCCGTTCATTTCCGCCAATTAAACATATTATTTATTATTTATTTTTTATCGTATTAAGTATTTTACCTTGGGTATTAATTGAAGTGTTGCAAAATGGCACTTGGTTTTTATCTGAATTTTTTAAATATCAGCTAAGGCTCGCTACCACCGAAGATGCCAGCCATGGCGGCTTTTTCGGTTATCATTTTGTTGTTATCCTGTTTTTTTGTTTTCCGGCATCAGCATTTGCAGTGCGACCGTTATTTCAAAAAGCAGCAACGGCAGATAAATTAAATGTATTTAAAAAATGGATGGCCATTACATTTTGGGTAGTGCTTATTTTGTTTTCAATTGTGCAGACGAAAATTGCACATTATTCATCAATGGCATATTTTCCGGTTACATTTTTAGCAGCTTATGGTTTATATCATATATCTGCGAAATGGAAATTACAGGAAACCATTTTATTATCGCTTACCGGATTAACCATTTGTGTATTATTAATTGGTTTACCAATTTTATTACAACATCCAGATACCATTTTGCCTTATTTAAAAGACGATTTTTCCCGTCAGGCGTTGCTGGCAGAAAGCGGCTGGCAGGGCTGGGAATTTCTTGTTGGCGTAATTGTTTTATCAGGATTAATTGCAGCAATATATTTTAATTATAAAAAGCAATCGCTTAAAGCAGCAGGTATTTTATTTATTACCGCGGCAATTGGTATTAACCTCGCCATCAATATTTTTACACCACATATTGAACGATATTCGCAAGGTGCAATGGTCGATTTTTTTGAATCGAAATCAGATGAAGATTGTTATAAAGAAGTCGTCGGTTTTAAAAGTTATGCGCATTTATTTTACGGTGCGCGCAAGCCGAACGATAATCAAAATCCGGTATTTAAAGCATGGCTGCAAAAGCAACATCCTGCTGAAACATATACCGCTGCAGAATATCGGCGATTATTTACCGAGTGGCTGGTAAATGGCAATATCGACAAGCCTGCATATTTTGTCACCAATACACGAAAAAGCAGTATTTACGAAAAACAGCCGCAAATGGAATTATTAGGCCGCAGCAATGGTTATGTGTTTTTTAAACGAGCACCGCAACAATGA
- a CDS encoding histidine phosphatase family protein, producing the protein MKTVYIIRHAKSDWAEAGIHDIERPLAKRGLRDAPVMAAVLQKRGPAPEIMVTSPAIRAFTTCRIFCENLGYDTQNIVIQPELYFGSITVIEKMLQAAFNETDVVALFGHNPTFSELAAYFTPAFGGEMPTCAIVAIRFDDKTPAAPLQGNGKLLWFEYPKKNR; encoded by the coding sequence ATGAAAACTGTTTATATCATCCGACATGCAAAATCCGATTGGGCCGAAGCCGGAATTCATGACATTGAGCGCCCTTTAGCCAAACGTGGTTTGCGCGATGCACCTGTTATGGCTGCTGTTTTACAAAAACGTGGTCCGGCGCCCGAAATTATGGTAACAAGTCCCGCAATTCGTGCATTTACCACCTGTCGTATTTTTTGCGAAAATCTTGGTTACGATACACAAAACATTGTAATTCAACCGGAACTGTATTTTGGCAGTATTACAGTTATTGAAAAAATGTTACAGGCAGCATTCAACGAAACCGATGTAGTTGCGCTGTTCGGACATAACCCGACATTTTCTGAATTAGCTGCATATTTCACACCTGCATTTGGCGGCGAAATGCCTACCTGTGCTATAGTTGCCATCCGTTTTGATGATAAAACTCCGGCTGCGCCGTTGCAGGGAAACGGTAAATTGTTGTGGTTCGAATATCCCAAAAAAAACCGTTAA